The nucleotide window GCAACAGGATTTGTAAAACAAAATTCTTTGGCTTTATCAAAGTTTTTAGAACCTTGCCCTTGTACGCAGTAGCATAAAATAGTCCAAGGCGAACCTGCAAAACCAATAAGAGGAATCTCATTGTTAAGTAATTCTTTGGTAGCTTTTATAGCTTGCATTACATAATCTAGCTCAACATGAACATCTGGAACAATAACATTATCCACGTCTTTCTGAGAACGCAAAGGATTTGGTAAATAAGGACCAAAATTAGGTTTCATCTCTACCTCAATATTCATGGCTTGTGGAATCACCAAAATATCACTGAATAAAATAGCAGCATCCATACCATAACGACGAATAGGTTGTACAGTAATCTCGCTTGCTAATTCTGGAGTACGGCAACGAGTAAAAAAGTCGTATTTAGCCTTAATTTCCATAAACTCTGGAAGGTATCTACCAGCTTGACGCATCATCCAAACAGGTGGACGCTCTACAGTTTCTCCTTTTAATGCTCTTAGATATAGGTCGTTTTTTATCATAGTTATGTCATTCTTGCCTTTCGATTATCGCTCAAGATAAACTTTAGCAAGAATCTAGTTTAATTAGGTCTTAGTTTCAAACATTTTTATAATTGCATTCAAGCTTTTTTAGCATGATTTAGCAATTTATTTTAATCTTAGTTAATCTAAGATTATAGACCTGCAAGGTTTAAAAAACCTGCTAGGTCTGGTCTCCTTCCCAATGTGAACGTTGGGATGGGCTTATACATAGTGCTCATTCACCAACTCAATAACACTCTCAACAGTCGGTACTTTTGCAATGCGAACATCTTCAAAATACTGACTTGCTGCTTTTGCTGTGGTTTCTCCAATACAAAATGCAATACCTGTTGCTTTATTTTGTTTTAAGTAACTTTCTACTGTTGAAGGACTATAAAACATTACTCCATCTACATTAGCTTCAACTTTATCAGCATCAAACTTGGTTTGGTAGGCTTCAACTTCGTTAACTGTAATGTTATTTTCGGACAGAATATTTGGTAAATCATCTAAACGTAAGTCACTACAAAAGTAGGTAACCTCTGTGCCTTCTATATATTCAACCAAATAGTTGGCTAATTTTTTAGCGTTAGACTCTGTATGTGTAACTTTGCCTATTCGTTTTTCAACTAAACGCTTTGTACGTCTGCCAACACAATAAATGTTTTTGAATTGTAATTCTATTGCCGAAAAATTATGAAGCAAAGCTTCAACCGCATTTTTGCTGGTAATGATTACATTTTTAATTTCATTACGAACAACTGTTTTTGGAATACGATTTAGGCTGATTTTAATCGCATCATTGCTATCTGCAACAACGTCATTATGAAATAATAACAATTGGTCGTCTGTTAGCTTTTTTGTGGAATAGATATTAGTTTCTTGCTTGCTTCTATGAAGCTGGTCGATAAGTGTTTTACCACCTTTACCAATAATATACTTGGCGCAAAATTCTGCTAAATCGTTATGCTTTCCTAAAGGCACGACTTTAGCAACTTCTATTTTTTTGGTACCATCTTTACTTAGAAGGATGCCTTTAAAATTGACTTCTTCATTTTTAATAAAAGCTAAGGCGCCAATTGGTGCTGTACAACCACCTTCTAATCGGTTTAAGAATTCGCGCTCAATTGCTGTGCAAATTTGAGTTTCTTCATGATTAATTTCCTGACAAATCTCTAGGATCTCTTCATCTCTTTCTAAAGCAGTAACCATAATGGCACCTTGAGCAGGAGCAGGAATCATCCAATGTAAATTGATAGCGTTTTCTGGTCGAATATTTAATCTACCAATACCAGCAGCAGCGAAAATAGCTCCGTTCCAATGCTCGTTATCCTCAAGTTTTTGCAATCTTGAATTAACGTTGCCACGTATGTTTTCAACCTTATGTGTAGGGTAACGGTTAAGCCATTGCGCTCGTCTGCGAAGACTACCTGTAGCTATAACAGCATCTCTAGCAGATAAAAATTCTTCATTGTTTTTAAATACCAAAGTATCATTAACATTGCCGCGTTTTATAACAGCAGCTTGTACGATGCCTTTTGGTAAAACTGTAGGAACATCTTTTAGTGAGTGTACTGCGATATCAATGCTTTCATTGAGCATAGCAATATCTAAAGTCTTGGTAAAAATACCTGTGATACCTAATTCGTATAACGGTTTATCAAGTACAATATCTCCTGTTGATTTTACAGGTACTAATACGGTTTTGTGGCCTAAGCGTTCTAACTGTGATTGTACAGTTTTAGCTTGCCATAGTGCTAATTGGCTATCGCGTGTGCCAATGCGAATAATTTTAGACATTCTGTGAAGTTTCTTCTAGCTGAAATATTTTTTTGATGAGTTCTAAACTCTCATCAGACGTATCGTTGTCTTCTCTAAAGTGGTGCGCAAACTGATTGGTTATCTTTTGAATAATGTTGTTGGTAATCAGTTCTGCCTGGTCTTCATTAAAATCGGCTATTTTTTTACGCTGTGTATTTAACTCCGAATTTTTTAAATCGGTCAGTTTATGTTTTAAAGCTTGAATAGTTGGCACAAACTTTAAGGTATTAAGCCACGTGTTAAAGTCTGCCATAATTTCCTCTATAATTGCTTCGGCTTTTGGTATAAATGCTTTGCGCTTTTCTAGAGTGTCATCTGTAATTTTAGCCAAATCATCCATATGTACTAAAGATACATTTTTTAATGCTGCTATATCCTCGTTTACATTTTTAGGGATGGATAAATCTAAAACTAATAATGGTTTATCTGTAGTAATTAGATCTTTAAAAACCGTTGGGTGTTGTGCTCCTGTAGCTACAATAACAATATCAGAGTTGTTAATTTCAGTTTCAAGGTTTTCGTAATCTTTTACAATAAGATTGAATTTTCCTGCAACTTCTTCGGCTTTAGTTTTTGTTCTGTTAATAAGCGTGATGTGCGGATTTTTAGTGTGTTTTACTAAATTTTCACAGGTGTTTCGGCCTATTTTACCAGTACCAAAAAGTAGAATGTTTTTTTCAGAAATGTGGTCTACAGTATTCATAATGTACTGAACAGCCGCAAAAGACACTGATGTTGCCCCAGAGGATAATTCGGTTTCGTTTTTAATGCGCTTACTTGCTTGAATTACAGAATTTAAAAGGCGCTCAGTAAATGAGTTTAATAGGTTTTCTTTTTTAGAAGCTCTTGCCGCAAATTTTAACTGGCTTATAATTTCAAAATCACCTAAGATTTGACTGTCTAAACCAGAGCCAACCCTAAACATGTGATGTATAGCACTTTTTCCTTTGTGTATGTAAGCTACATCTTGAAACTCTTCTACAGTACCTCTCGTATTTTCACAAAGTAAATGTATAAGTTGGTATGGATGCTCAGCAAAACCATACAGCTCGGTACGGTTACACGTAGAAATTACAATAAGACTTTCTATGCCATTTTCTTTAGCTTCTACTAACAGGTTTTGTTTAGCAGTATCACTTAAGCTAAAATGACCACGCACCTCGGCATCAGCTTTTTGATAGCTGAGACCAATGGCATAAAAATATGTGTTTTTGTGTTGTTGCATTCGCTCGTTTACCTGACTTGGAAATTAACACAGCAAATTTATGTTTGATGCTACAAAAAAAATAACGCTAAAAGAACTTAAAGTGTCGTTTCTGGTTTTTTAAGTTTATTTTTTAATAAAACATGATTTTTGTCATATTTTTGCAGTAAAATCAAGGGTTTTATTACTCTTTGTTTAGAACGAATCTAAATAACGTTAAAATGAATTTATATAATACAGCTTCAAAAAGTGTCGCTAGAGGTACTTTTGAAGAAACTTTTATTGAAGAGGGCTTTTTTGTCTTAACACACAAAAATGAAGATAATACTGTTGAAATTCTTGAACGTGAGATTGATAGCACATACATACAATTTCATTTTTGTACTAAAGGATCTGCTAAATTTGTATTTAATAATGGCACATACACCCTAAATATTAAAGAGGAAACATCCTTGCTTCTTTACAATCCACAGCGCGATTTACCGATTCATTTAGAAATGCAGCCACACTCATGGTTGGTATCTTTTGTAATGTCTATAAAAAAGTTTCATAGTTTGTTTTCTCAAGATGCTAACTACGTAACCTTTTTATCGGATGAGAATAAAAGCAAAAAGTACTATACAGATGGAACCATTAATCCATCTATGGCTGTAGTGTTAAACCAAATGATAAGTTTTAATCTTAACCAAACGATAAAACCACTGTATTTTAAAGGCAAAGTTTATGAGCTTTTGAGTTTGTATTTTAACAGAAATGAAGATGCAGATGTTGAGCAATGCCCTTTTTTGGTAGATGAGGTTAATGTGGCTAAACTCAAAAAAGCAAAAGATATTATTATTGCCAATATGGCTGAGCCACCAACGTTACAAGAGTTGTCAGATACCATTGGGTTAAGCCTTAAAAAGCTTAAGGAGGGTTTTAAGCAGATTTATGGAGATACGGTTTATGGTTTTTTACTAGACTATAAAATGGAAGTGGCCCGCAAACTTTTAGAGTCTGGCGACTATAACGTCAACGAAGTGGGATTAAAGGTAGGTTACAGTACAGCAAGCCATTTTATTGCAGCGTTTAAAAAGAAATTTGGAACGACGCCTAAGAAGTATATAACGGCTAGTAGTTAAAAGGGTTTTGATTTTAGTTTTTCTTTAAACTATCTGTTCGTTTCTTATAATTTTCAAGCTCTTTTTAATCTCATCGCTAAACTCTACTTTTTTAGAAATAGAATCTTGCTCTAATTTTAATATTTTGTTTTGAGCCTGAAAACTTGAATCTAACTTCTTGAATTTTTCTACTATTTCGTTGGATTTGTAATATGAAAAAATCAGACTCTTTAAATTTTTTACACCATACTTAATCTTAGCTTCATCAAATGAAAGTTTTAAAAACTCAAGTAACTCAATGTGACTTTTGCTCCCTTTAGCGGCGTTTTCGAAAATTAATTTAAGCGCTTTACTATTAGAGTTGATGTGTTGTTTTAATTTCTTAAAATCACCAGATGAATATTCA belongs to Winogradskyella sp. J14-2 and includes:
- the hemA gene encoding glutamyl-tRNA reductase, producing MQQHKNTYFYAIGLSYQKADAEVRGHFSLSDTAKQNLLVEAKENGIESLIVISTCNRTELYGFAEHPYQLIHLLCENTRGTVEEFQDVAYIHKGKSAIHHMFRVGSGLDSQILGDFEIISQLKFAARASKKENLLNSFTERLLNSVIQASKRIKNETELSSGATSVSFAAVQYIMNTVDHISEKNILLFGTGKIGRNTCENLVKHTKNPHITLINRTKTKAEEVAGKFNLIVKDYENLETEINNSDIVIVATGAQHPTVFKDLITTDKPLLVLDLSIPKNVNEDIAALKNVSLVHMDDLAKITDDTLEKRKAFIPKAEAIIEEIMADFNTWLNTLKFVPTIQALKHKLTDLKNSELNTQRKKIADFNEDQAELITNNIIQKITNQFAHHFREDNDTSDESLELIKKIFQLEETSQNV
- the hemE gene encoding uroporphyrinogen decarboxylase, translating into MIKNDLYLRALKGETVERPPVWMMRQAGRYLPEFMEIKAKYDFFTRCRTPELASEITVQPIRRYGMDAAILFSDILVIPQAMNIEVEMKPNFGPYLPNPLRSQKDVDNVIVPDVHVELDYVMQAIKATKELLNNEIPLIGFAGSPWTILCYCVQGQGSKNFDKAKEFCFTNPVAAHNLLQKITDTTIAYLKAKAAAGCNAVQIFDSWGGMLSPVDYQEFSWQYINQIIEALKDNAPVIAFGKGCWFALGEMANSNASALGIDWTCSAKNARYLTGGNITLQGNFDPTRLFSPPSEIKKMVHQMINEFGKDKYIVNLGHGILPNIPLDNAKAFIDAVKEYRS
- a CDS encoding helix-turn-helix transcriptional regulator, translated to MNLYNTASKSVARGTFEETFIEEGFFVLTHKNEDNTVEILEREIDSTYIQFHFCTKGSAKFVFNNGTYTLNIKEETSLLLYNPQRDLPIHLEMQPHSWLVSFVMSIKKFHSLFSQDANYVTFLSDENKSKKYYTDGTINPSMAVVLNQMISFNLNQTIKPLYFKGKVYELLSLYFNRNEDADVEQCPFLVDEVNVAKLKKAKDIIIANMAEPPTLQELSDTIGLSLKKLKEGFKQIYGDTVYGFLLDYKMEVARKLLESGDYNVNEVGLKVGYSTASHFIAAFKKKFGTTPKKYITASS
- the hemC gene encoding hydroxymethylbilane synthase, with the translated sequence MSKIIRIGTRDSQLALWQAKTVQSQLERLGHKTVLVPVKSTGDIVLDKPLYELGITGIFTKTLDIAMLNESIDIAVHSLKDVPTVLPKGIVQAAVIKRGNVNDTLVFKNNEEFLSARDAVIATGSLRRRAQWLNRYPTHKVENIRGNVNSRLQKLEDNEHWNGAIFAAAGIGRLNIRPENAINLHWMIPAPAQGAIMVTALERDEEILEICQEINHEETQICTAIEREFLNRLEGGCTAPIGALAFIKNEEVNFKGILLSKDGTKKIEVAKVVPLGKHNDLAEFCAKYIIGKGGKTLIDQLHRSKQETNIYSTKKLTDDQLLLFHNDVVADSNDAIKISLNRIPKTVVRNEIKNVIITSKNAVEALLHNFSAIELQFKNIYCVGRRTKRLVEKRIGKVTHTESNAKKLANYLVEYIEGTEVTYFCSDLRLDDLPNILSENNITVNEVEAYQTKFDADKVEANVDGVMFYSPSTVESYLKQNKATGIAFCIGETTAKAASQYFEDVRIAKVPTVESVIELVNEHYV